AATAAGAGTGCGTTAATGCTCCAATTGTGCCAATGCCGTGACAACGGAATTGCGCCCGAAGAGGAGGAAAGCAAGGGTAGAGACGGCCACACACGCGCACACACACATCCCCGGCCTCTCGCCATCATACCCCGCATAGTTAGttatgtaataataaataattgatcAATTCAACGCCTGGCCAGTAGCAGTAGTAGTGGCAATGCAAGGTGTTGCCCACACCCCTTGCACCAACTATTAGCATTTCGAAAATGTTTTCGAAATGCTAATAGTTGGCTAATTGAACAAGAATGTGCGGGGCAAGAATGGGTGATATACATACACACATGCAGTAAACAGTACCATATCGGCCAGGATAGTGACGACCATCAACGAATTGAATTGTAATTACTGCGAATTGTAAGCATGCATTGCAGAGTAATGCTGGTTTGTTTTTGATTCGTTGAACTGGTTTCGCTTCACATCGTTTTCGatatttagatatataaatgtgtCGATGGtgaatttcaattaatgcATTGACATCCACTCCTTTTAATTAGATCTTCTAATGCAATTGCAGTTGCTTCTTGTTTGGAAagcatttttattatgtaTACACACAAAGTATTTAAAACTTATAAACAGTATAGCCATTGTTCATTCgtaattgtaaataatgGTGGATATTTCTGAACCTATCGTCCCCTTGATCGCATCCGTGgatgttggaactaccTCGTCAAGAgctattttatttaataaattggGTCAAGAGGTAGCAAAGCATCAAATCGAGTATTCAACAACTGCTTCGAAATTTAAGGCAAGAAAACCAAAAGCAACAGATTCCCCGCCTTCTACATCATCTTCAGGTAGCAAATATGAAACTCAGCCAAGGATGTTAGGAGGTGTAGcaatgaaaaaaacaatGACGGAAGACAATCAGATTTTTACAGCAGAAGGTGTCGCTATTTCGCAAAATGACTTTGTCACAATCGAAGAGTTGGAAGATGAAGTTGAGCAACCAACTTTAAGATTCCCGCAACCAGGTTGGGTAGAAGTGTGTCCAACAAATGTACTGGTTTACGTTGTAGAATGTTTGGCTGCGACTTTCgaaattattgaaactCTAAATGTAGAACGTGTAAAACATGGTTTCCCAATTTATAAAGTCACCGCGATGGGTATTGCAAACATGAGAGAGACTACGTTGGTATGGTCCAAAGAAACAGGTAAGCCGCTTGTCAATTACGGAATAGTCTGGAATGATACTCGTAATACAAAGTTAGTTTCTGACAAACAAAATGCAACCCCAAAGGACATGCAAGAGGAATTAAGAAGAATTACTGGGTTACCAGTGTTTTCTACctatttttcttgttcCAAATTAAGGTGGTTGCTAGATAATGAGCCGGTTGTAAAGGCAGCATATGATAAATCAGATTTAATGTTTGGTACAATTGATACTTGGTTAATATACCATTTAACAAAGTCACACACATTTGTCTCAGACATTACAAATGCTTCAAGAACAGGTTTTATGAATTTGGATACTTTGGATTATGACGACAgattattagaattttgGGACATTGACAGATCGAAATGTAGTTTACCAAAAATTGTGTCATCGGCTGAATACTATGGTGATTTCACTGTCCATGAATTTATCTACGACCAATTAAATGTAAAGtctaaaaaaatattggatAAATACAAAGATACCCATCCAATCATTCCAATCCAAGGTTGCTTAGGTGATCAAAGTGCCTCATTAGTTGGTCAAATGGCCTTTAAACCAGGTGCCGCAAAGTGCACATATGGTACTGGTTGTttcttattattgaatacaGGTAACCTGAAATTAATTTCCAAGAATGGTGCATTAACTACATTTGGATATTGGTTCCCTTACTTGGAGAATGAGGAACATAGCAAACCACATTTTGCACTGGAAGGTTCCGTCGCAGTTGCTGGTGCAGTTGTACAATGGTTAAGAGATAATCTAAGACTATTTCCTAGAGCAGAAGATGTGGGCCCTTTAGCTTCGCAAGTCAAAGATTCTGGCGGTGTTGTATTTGTTCCAGCATTTAGTGGTCTATTTGCTCCATATTGGGATCCCAATGCAAGGGCATCAATTATGGGAATGTCACAATACACTACAGCTGCCCATATTGCAAGAGCTGCCGTAGAGGGTGTCTGTTTCCAGGCAAGAGCTATTTTAAAGGCTATGAGTAGTGATGTTTTGCAAGAAAGCGGTGATTTTGAAGATACATATGAAAAATCAGCCTTATCCACACTGGCTGTCGATGGAGGTATGTCTCGTTCGGATGAAGTCATGCAAATTCAAGCAAATATTCTAGGGCCATGTGTTAAAGTGAGAAGATCACCCACCAGTGAATGCACGGCTTTAGGTGCTGCAATCGCTGCAAATATGGGGTTTAAAAACCCAGACGATCGTACTTTATGGAGAGAATTACCAGATGTTAAAAGATGGGTATATTACGCTGGCCATGCAAAAGGTGAAAAATATACTCTTCCAGTtgaaatgaatttaaagatattcaCAAGTGAATCCAGtgataaagaaagaagagaGCACTGGCATTTGTGGGAGACTGCAATTGAAAGATCTAAAGGATGGTTAGATTCCGTCAACGGTAATTCAGTAGCTAAATAAAGTCAATCTgaatttgttttcttttcctAATGCTGTAATgaactattattatatattccaTTTAATACATCTATAAAATTAACTTGTCTAAATATCAAAAACACAACATTAACATGATAATTACCTATATGCTGATTACATCGACCTGTAATGTATAGTCATCCGCTCTATATACAACTAAATACTTCCTTATTTATTTCGCGTGACTGTTAATTTTCTAACATCCGTacatattttgaaaaaaacGTTTCTGCTCGCtgtaaaaaaataaagatgttgaaaaaataaaatggaAAACTTATTTGGTAAAGTACTGACTGACCGCCAACAACCGAACAATTTCTGCAAGCAACGCAAATTGCTAAGAATAATGGAGTTGTTCTACAATATCTACTACGAGATAATGGAAACCCtgaataattcattattgatTATTCGATGCTTTTAGCAAATATCAGTTATGTGAATTAATTAActagtgaaaaatttattcattaatgGAGTAGTTTGAAGTTATCactaaaatttttatcattatataaaaactTGTGATTGTAATATCCATTATAAGAATCTTGATTCAGATGTTCTAACTTAGACTtgtctttaattttttttaatactGTCTCccttttgataaaaaaacCAActaataatcaattatcAACATGGCCCCAGGTAAGAAAGTTGCTCCAGCTCCATTCGGTGCTAAATCCACTAAGTCTTCTAAGACTTCCAACCCATTAACCGTTTCTACTCCAAAGAACTTCGGTATTGGTCAAGCTGTTCAACCAAAGAGAAACTTATCCAGATACGTCAAATGGCCAGAATATGTTAGATTACAAAGACAAAAGAAGGTCTTATCTATCAGATTAAAGGTTCCTCCAGCTGTTGCTCAATTCCAATACACTTTGGACAGAAACACTGCTGCTGAAACTATTAAGTTATTCAACAAGTACAGACCAGAGACTGCTGCTGAAAAGAAGGAAAGATTAACTAAGGAAGCTGCTGGTATTGCCGAAGGTAAGACCAGACAAGAAGTTTCTCCAAAGCCATACGCTATCAAGTTTGGTTTAAACCATGTTGTTTCCTTAATTGAAAACAAGAAGGCCAAATTAGTTTTAATTGCCAACGATGTTGACCCAATTGAATTAGTTGTTTTCTTACCAGCTTTATGTAAGAAGATGGGTGTTCCATACGCTATCATCAAGGGTAAGGCTAGATTAGGTACTTTAGTCAACCAAAAGACCTCTGCCGTTGCTGCCTTAACTGAAGTCAGAGCTGAAGACGAAGCTGAATTAGCTAAGTTAGTTTCCACTATCAACGCTAACTTCGCTGAAAAGTACGACGAATCTAAGAAGCACTGGGGTGGTGGTATCGTTGGTAACAAGGCCCAAGCTAAGTTAGACAAGAGAGCCAAGGCTTCTCAATCTGCTTAAAAttgttatataaattaaaggatTACCAAAAACACTTTTTTCtctatattattttaacaatttaCCAGTGGTATTAAAActtttttgttcattttttttcaatattttattctttgtTGAAGTTCAAAATCCATTGGAAATTGCATGTGATACATACTAACTGagttaatttattgtaGTTGATAAAATGTTATATTATAAGGATATATTACACAATTGCTAAGAACAATTTATCGAGATTGGTTGGTTTTAAATTTCACtacatatatttgatgaaaGCTTTTAGTGTTAAAGATACTTTTATACATGTTGAATGCTCTTATCATAACTTATAGCCTGTGTCATTACGGAACTAACCCATCGTCCCTAAATATGTTTCTTTCagttttgttttatatttctgTTGAAgtatatcatttttcaattatttaataaattaatccagtatactatatatatgattcCCAAATTGTATTCACAGCATTTTCCAAggtttttaaattttagaAGAGTAATTTAACTTAAAAGAAGCATGAGCGTCACAGGATTTTAAAAGAGATGTGTCTGTTTATGTTTCTATGGATTCTTGAAGTCAgtataaaatttgaaattggtTTAATTCTATTTGAAAACgaatcaatattttactgCAAACATTGTATATTACATAGATTTCTTctataatgataaatttaatggGATACGTTATTAAATTACGATTTTGAATAACTGACATTAGAAGAGAATTTTGTAAAAAGTATTTTAATCTTGTGGATGGAGAAGGAGACTGCGGTTCTCCATGTTATACCCCACTACGCAGAGAAAGAGATAAAGAGAAAGGAGAGAGACTGATTCATCTTGTTATAACCTACATGTATAGTACTCGGTTTACAATAATAAACCTCTAAGTAAGGCACTTTTAACGTATCGTAGAACATGATAtagatatagatatatagtCATCGGTATAAACAGCAAGAGAATATTTAGTGCTATATTAGGGAAAGGTTCACTTTACAGTACCATTCCTCTCTTTATTGTGTTCTCCATAGTCGCATAACTTTGCAACAACATTAATGAGAACttaaattaaaga
The Tetrapisispora phaffii CBS 4417 chromosome 11, complete genome DNA segment above includes these coding regions:
- the GUT1 gene encoding glycerol kinase (similar to Saccharomyces cerevisiae GUT1 (YHL032C); ancestral locus Anc_4.9), encoding MVDISEPIVPLIASVDVGTTSSRAILFNKLGQEVAKHQIEYSTTASKFKARKPKATDSPPSTSSSGSKYETQPRMLGGVAMKKTMTEDNQIFTAEGVAISQNDFVTIEELEDEVEQPTLRFPQPGWVEVCPTNVLVYVVECLAATFEIIETLNVERVKHGFPIYKVTAMGIANMRETTLVWSKETGKPLVNYGIVWNDTRNTKLVSDKQNATPKDMQEELRRITGLPVFSTYFSCSKLRWLLDNEPVVKAAYDKSDLMFGTIDTWLIYHLTKSHTFVSDITNASRTGFMNLDTLDYDDRLLEFWDIDRSKCSLPKIVSSAEYYGDFTVHEFIYDQLNVKSKKILDKYKDTHPIIPIQGCLGDQSASLVGQMAFKPGAAKCTYGTGCFLLLNTGNLKLISKNGALTTFGYWFPYLENEEHSKPHFALEGSVAVAGAVVQWLRDNLRLFPRAEDVGPLASQVKDSGGVVFVPAFSGLFAPYWDPNARASIMGMSQYTTAAHIARAAVEGVCFQARAILKAMSSDVLQESGDFEDTYEKSALSTLAVDGGMSRSDEVMQIQANILGPCVKVRRSPTSECTALGAAIAANMGFKNPDDRTLWRELPDVKRWVYYAGHAKGEKYTLPVEMNLKIFTSESSDKERREHWHLWETAIERSKGWLDSVNGNSVAK
- the TPHA0K02290 gene encoding 60S ribosomal protein eL8 (similar to Saccharomyces cerevisiae RPL8A (YHL033C) and RPL8B (YLL045C); ancestral locus Anc_4.8), translated to MAPGKKVAPAPFGAKSTKSSKTSNPLTVSTPKNFGIGQAVQPKRNLSRYVKWPEYVRLQRQKKVLSIRLKVPPAVAQFQYTLDRNTAAETIKLFNKYRPETAAEKKERLTKEAAGIAEGKTRQEVSPKPYAIKFGLNHVVSLIENKKAKLVLIANDVDPIELVVFLPALCKKMGVPYAIIKGKARLGTLVNQKTSAVAALTEVRAEDEAELAKLVSTINANFAEKYDESKKHWGGGIVGNKAQAKLDKRAKASQSA